In Anomalospiza imberbis isolate Cuckoo-Finch-1a 21T00152 chromosome 10, ASM3175350v1, whole genome shotgun sequence, the following proteins share a genomic window:
- the SLC25A36 gene encoding solute carrier family 25 member 36 isoform X1 has protein sequence MSQRDTLVHLFAGGCGGTVGAILTCPLEVVKTRLQSSSVTLYISEVHLNTLNGAAVNRVTRVSPGPLHCLKMILQNEGPRSLFRGLGPNLVGVAPSRAIYFAAYSNCKEKLNNIFNPDSTQVHMISAGVAGFTAITTTNPIWLVKTRLQLDARNRGEKRMSAFECARKVYRLDGFRGFYRGMSASYAGISETVIHFVIYESIKKKLLEYKTAAAMDNEDESTKEASDFIRMMMAAATSKTCATSIAYPHEVVRTRLREEGTKYRSFFQTLSLLVREEGYGSLYRGLTTHLIRQIPNTAIMMSTYEVVVYLLDG, from the exons ATGAGCCAAAGAGACACCCTAGTGCATCTCTTTGCCGGCGG ATGTGGAGGTACTGTTGGTGCAATTCTGACATGTCCACTGGAAGTTGTAAAGACACGACTGCAGTCCTCCTCTGTGACTCTGTACATCTCTGAAGTTCATCTCAACACTCTGAATGGTGCTGCCGTCAACCGAGTAACCAGAGTTTCTCCTGGACCTCTCCACTGTCTGAA GATGATCTTGCAAAATGAAGGCCCTCGTTCTCTGTTCAGAGGGCTGGGTCCTAATTTAGTTGGCGTTGCTCCTTCCAG AGCAATATATTTTGCTGCTTACTCAAATTGCAAGGAAAAGTTGAACAATATTTTCAATCCAGATTCTACCCAGGTACACATGATTTCAGCTGGTGTGGCAG gCTTTACTGCGATCACAACAActaatcccatttggttggtaAAGACACGATTACAGCTTGATGCAAG GAATCGTGGAGAAAAGCGAATGAGCGCTTTTGAGTGTGCCCGCAAAGTTTATCGCTTGGATGGCTTTAGAGGCTTTTACCGGGGAATGTCTGCGTCCTATGCAGGCATATCTGAGACTGTTATTCACTTTGTCATTTATGAGagtattaagaaaaaattactgGAGTATAAGACTGCTGCTGCCATGGACAATGAGGATGAATCAACAAAAGAAGCATCGGACTTTATTCGAATGATGATGGCTGCTGCCACTTCCAAAACGTGTGCAACATCAATAGCGTATCCCCATG AGGTTGTACGAACAAGACTAAGAGAAGAGGGAACAAAATACAGATCTTTCTTCCAGACACTCTCTTTGCTTGTGCGAGAGGAAGGCTATGGCTCCCTTTACCGAGGTTTAACTACACACCTGATCAGACAGATTCCAAACACGGCTATCATGATGTCCACCTATGAAGTCGTAGTCTACTTACTTGATGGATAG
- the SLC25A36 gene encoding solute carrier family 25 member 36 isoform X2 — translation MQGMSSRCGGTVGAILTCPLEVVKTRLQSSSVTLYISEVHLNTLNGAAVNRVTRVSPGPLHCLKMILQNEGPRSLFRGLGPNLVGVAPSRAIYFAAYSNCKEKLNNIFNPDSTQVHMISAGVAGFTAITTTNPIWLVKTRLQLDARNRGEKRMSAFECARKVYRLDGFRGFYRGMSASYAGISETVIHFVIYESIKKKLLEYKTAAAMDNEDESTKEASDFIRMMMAAATSKTCATSIAYPHEVVRTRLREEGTKYRSFFQTLSLLVREEGYGSLYRGLTTHLIRQIPNTAIMMSTYEVVVYLLDG, via the exons ATGCAGGGCATGAGCTCCAG ATGTGGAGGTACTGTTGGTGCAATTCTGACATGTCCACTGGAAGTTGTAAAGACACGACTGCAGTCCTCCTCTGTGACTCTGTACATCTCTGAAGTTCATCTCAACACTCTGAATGGTGCTGCCGTCAACCGAGTAACCAGAGTTTCTCCTGGACCTCTCCACTGTCTGAA GATGATCTTGCAAAATGAAGGCCCTCGTTCTCTGTTCAGAGGGCTGGGTCCTAATTTAGTTGGCGTTGCTCCTTCCAG AGCAATATATTTTGCTGCTTACTCAAATTGCAAGGAAAAGTTGAACAATATTTTCAATCCAGATTCTACCCAGGTACACATGATTTCAGCTGGTGTGGCAG gCTTTACTGCGATCACAACAActaatcccatttggttggtaAAGACACGATTACAGCTTGATGCAAG GAATCGTGGAGAAAAGCGAATGAGCGCTTTTGAGTGTGCCCGCAAAGTTTATCGCTTGGATGGCTTTAGAGGCTTTTACCGGGGAATGTCTGCGTCCTATGCAGGCATATCTGAGACTGTTATTCACTTTGTCATTTATGAGagtattaagaaaaaattactgGAGTATAAGACTGCTGCTGCCATGGACAATGAGGATGAATCAACAAAAGAAGCATCGGACTTTATTCGAATGATGATGGCTGCTGCCACTTCCAAAACGTGTGCAACATCAATAGCGTATCCCCATG AGGTTGTACGAACAAGACTAAGAGAAGAGGGAACAAAATACAGATCTTTCTTCCAGACACTCTCTTTGCTTGTGCGAGAGGAAGGCTATGGCTCCCTTTACCGAGGTTTAACTACACACCTGATCAGACAGATTCCAAACACGGCTATCATGATGTCCACCTATGAAGTCGTAGTCTACTTACTTGATGGATAG